Proteins encoded within one genomic window of Lepus europaeus isolate LE1 unplaced genomic scaffold, mLepTim1.pri SCAFFOLD_34, whole genome shotgun sequence:
- the LOC133754952 gene encoding endogenous retrovirus group K member 25 Env polyprotein-like yields MVRHLARKAKELLAEQRKPHTTSYLFVAFLSLISTPKTEGTSYWAYVPNPPIVQPVGWLDREPVKVLTNDSLWLGGVQDSDARVSSSSTISFEGRADSLPICLTLQGKAPNGCLTTRYRTFLTDGPDHENPGKRWVWETQIQTLGAPSPKYSDDFTTISEVDLPLTPCVKKYQNTDRTWLSSLTKFPTWLSCGFSTTAWYRPEGGDITIWDYSNSNTGTGKYERYIKNHKQKFHGYTYDGLGEQLRRWFSSGFVKPFWFAVKNNVTRKHTDLFRLVAATNMLLEKQPNHTVSQPIGVKACVAYPSAILLAQTEAVNITKEGRSYKITCAACKMTNCITSAEPKDFTTILLVRRPPFVLLPVELGRDDWYDNSALQVLNLLSGLLHPKRFVAALILGIMALITIITTFPIATTALVQEIQTAHYVNTLNRNITMALITQEAIDQKLEAKINVLEEVVLALGQDIANLQTMFSARCHSNFKSICVTPLPYNSSESWEKVKAHLQGVWHDNDITHDLNALQKEIAVASQSKLQIGDLQDIATSLEAGIKNLNPITWKNYLMYIGIVAFVVLLIILFLPILTKCLLNSLQNVQQEVFELHLKNKKGGTATPTAVIPA; encoded by the coding sequence ATGGTCCGTCACCTGGCTCGGAAAGCGAAAGAACTTCTCGCTGAACAGAGGAAGCCTCATACAACCTCTTATCTCTTTGTGGCTTTCCTTtccttgatttcaactccaaaaactgaggggacttcatattgggcaTATGTTCCTAATCCTCCCATTGTGCAGCCTGTGGGGTGGTTGGACAGGGAGCCTGTGAAAGTGTTAACCAATGACTCATTATGGTTGGGCGGCGTGCAAGACTCTGACGCAAGAGTCTCTTCCTCCTCTACAATCTCATTTGAAGGAAGGGCAGACTCCTTGCCAATTTGTCTCACGTTGCAAGGGAAAGCTCCTAACGGCTGTCTTACTACACGGTATAGAACCTTCTTGACAGATGGTCCAGACCACGAAAACCCCGGTAAGCGATGGGTTTGGGAGACGCAAATTCAAACATTGGGGGCCCCGTCTCCTAAATATAGTGATGATTTTACTACCATATCTGAGGTGGATTTGCCACTTACCCCATGtgttaaaaaatatcaaaatacagACAGAACATGGTTGTCATCCTTGACTAAATTTCCAACTTGGTTGTCTTGTGGGTTCTCTACCACTGCGTGGTATCGGCCTGAGGGAGGAGATATAACTATTTGGGATTATTCTAATTCTAACACGGGAACTGGAAAATATGAAAGATATataaaaaatcataaacaaaaaTTTCATGGGTACACTTATGATGGACTTGGGGAACAACTGCGTCGTTGGTTCTCTTCAGGCTTTGTAAAACCCTTCTGGTTTGCTGTGAAAAATAATGTAACTCGAAAACACACTGATTTGTTTCGCTTAGTTGCTGCTACAAATATGTTGTTAGAAAAACAACCCAATCACACTGTTTCGCAACCCATAGGCGTTAAGGCTTGTGTAGCTTACCCTAGTGCTATATTATTAGCTCAAACTGAAGCTGTAAATATTACTAAAGAAGGTCGTTCATATAAAATAACCTGTGctgcatgtaaaatgacaaattgtattACTTCTGCTGAGCCTAAGGATTTTACTACCATATTGTTGGTGCGTAGACCGCCATTCGTGCTGCTACCCGTTGAACTAGGAAGAGATGATTGGTATGATAATTCTGCATTGCAAGTGTTAAATTTGTTAAGTGGACTCTTGCATCCAAAACGCTTTGTTGCTGCTTTAATTTTGGGAATAATGGCTTTGATTACTATTATTACAACTTTTCCTATAGCTACTACTGCTTTAGTTCAAGAGATTCAAACTGCTCATTATGTAAATACACTGAATAGGAATATTACCATGGCTTTAATCACACAAGAAGCAATAGATCAGAAATTAGAAGCAAAAATTAATGTGTTAGAGGAAGTGGTCTTAGCTTTAGGCCAGGATATAGCCAATCTTCAGACAATGTTTTCTGCTCgttgtcatagtaattttaagtcaatctgtgttaccCCATTACCGTATAATTCTTCAGAATCATGGGAAAAAGTAAAAGCGCATCTGCAGGGTGTTTGGCATGATAATGACATTACACATGATTTAAATGCTTTGCAAAAGGAAATTGCTGTGGCTAGTCAATCAAAATTACAAATAGGGGATTTGCAGGATATAGCTACTAGTTTAGAAGCAGGAATCAAGAATTTAAACCCCATAACCTGGAAAAACTACCTCATGTATATAGGAATAGTGGCATTCGTAGTACTGTTGATTATACTATTTCTCCCAATTCTTACAAAATGTCTTTTGAATTCATTGCAGAACGTCCAGCAGGAAGTCTTTGAGctccatcttaaaaataaaaaaggaggaacTGCTACACCCACggctgtgatacccgcgtag